One segment of Thermococcus profundus DNA contains the following:
- a CDS encoding ArsR/SmtB family transcription factor produces the protein MREVLIITSPEAVKVLSEPTRFSILKLLRQRPMTIKELSEALSKDRTTVYRHIKALEGVGLVEEIDDTGGERVYSRTARMFLIKVEPDESIEEFRQSYLQVEAEKLVQVLEKAGFNIKNREKLKKLAAEVLNEIELRSQPIIKRVSEAEVELTEVELFHLLNMLVFLQSCELCNLAKEVRDLIRL, from the coding sequence ATGCGCGAGGTCCTGATAATCACGAGCCCCGAGGCAGTGAAGGTGCTCTCCGAGCCCACCAGATTTTCCATTCTGAAGCTCCTTAGACAGAGGCCCATGACGATAAAGGAGCTGAGCGAAGCCCTCTCCAAAGACAGAACGACGGTCTACAGGCACATAAAAGCGCTCGAAGGAGTGGGGTTAGTGGAGGAGATAGACGACACTGGGGGAGAGAGGGTCTACTCAAGAACCGCCAGGATGTTCCTCATTAAGGTCGAACCGGACGAGAGCATTGAGGAGTTCAGACAGTCCTACCTCCAGGTCGAGGCGGAGAAGCTCGTACAGGTGCTTGAAAAGGCTGGATTTAACATAAAAAACAGAGAAAAACTCAAGAAGCTCGCCGCGGAAGTCCTCAACGAGATAGAACTTAGATCCCAGCCGATAATAAAGAGGGTCTCCGAGGCCGAGGTGGAGCTGACCGAGGTGGAGCTCTTCCACCTTCTCAACATGCTCGTCTTCCTCCAGAGCTGCGAGCTTTGTAACCTGGCCAAGGAAGTGAGGGATCTCATCAGATTGTAG
- a CDS encoding NAD(P)H-hydrate dehydratase has product MRIEDVYIWDINAKWLGISPVQLMENAGAGVARTIEERFGDGLKIAVFSGTGNNGGDGFVVARHLSFENDVTLFLVGDEAKIRSEEAKHNWEILKGLDFVKIQVLKDSSYIKSLDLSGFDVIVDALLGAGTRGEPREPIRSAVEKINEYAGKAKIVSVDLPSGYPSGIRVKADFAVTFQWDKEEYQGFERVIAKIGYPRELYHLVGPGDAKFALRKKGEHKGQNGKLLVIGGSEDYFGAPYLAAKAASYLVDLVYLAMPEYSARRIGDPDLILRPVEGRNFTPEHGDRVLELARNVDAVIIGPGIGLAEEAKVFVREFVKRCEKPLVVDADALKALVEDPGVLKGKTFILTPHAGEFRILFGEKPEGDLEEKAKLVMEKAKTVGGTILLKGHYDIISDGKTWRYNKTGNRGMTTGGTGDVLAGIVGALLALGNSPLRAASVGAFLNGLAGDMVKEETGENFTALEVVKKVPKAVRWVEEF; this is encoded by the coding sequence ATGCGCATCGAGGACGTTTACATCTGGGATATAAACGCTAAGTGGCTCGGGATTTCCCCGGTTCAGCTCATGGAGAACGCCGGCGCTGGGGTCGCGAGGACGATAGAGGAGCGGTTTGGTGATGGACTTAAGATCGCGGTCTTCTCCGGAACTGGAAACAACGGCGGAGATGGCTTCGTTGTCGCTCGGCACCTCAGCTTCGAGAACGACGTTACCCTCTTCCTCGTCGGCGACGAGGCGAAGATAAGGAGCGAGGAAGCGAAGCACAACTGGGAAATCCTAAAAGGACTTGACTTCGTGAAAATTCAGGTTCTTAAAGACTCATCCTACATTAAGTCCCTCGACCTTTCGGGCTTTGACGTCATAGTGGATGCACTCCTCGGGGCTGGAACGAGGGGTGAGCCGAGGGAGCCGATAAGAAGTGCCGTCGAGAAGATAAACGAGTACGCTGGAAAAGCAAAAATAGTGAGCGTTGACCTCCCAAGCGGCTATCCTAGTGGAATTCGCGTTAAGGCCGACTTTGCCGTTACCTTTCAGTGGGACAAGGAGGAATATCAAGGCTTTGAGCGCGTCATAGCGAAGATAGGGTATCCAAGGGAGCTCTACCACCTCGTTGGGCCCGGCGATGCCAAGTTCGCGCTCAGAAAGAAAGGCGAGCACAAGGGGCAGAACGGGAAGCTCCTCGTGATTGGCGGTAGCGAAGACTACTTTGGAGCGCCGTATCTCGCGGCGAAAGCAGCTTCCTACCTCGTCGATCTTGTGTACCTCGCGATGCCGGAGTATTCGGCGAGGAGGATAGGCGACCCGGACTTAATTCTGAGGCCCGTTGAGGGGAGAAACTTCACTCCTGAGCACGGGGATAGGGTTCTCGAACTGGCCCGAAATGTGGATGCGGTCATAATAGGCCCTGGAATCGGTCTGGCTGAGGAGGCCAAGGTCTTCGTGAGGGAATTCGTAAAGCGGTGTGAGAAGCCTCTAGTTGTTGATGCCGATGCCCTGAAAGCCCTCGTCGAAGATCCAGGTGTTCTTAAAGGCAAAACCTTCATCCTGACCCCCCACGCCGGCGAGTTCAGGATACTGTTCGGAGAGAAGCCCGAAGGAGATCTTGAAGAGAAAGCGAAGCTCGTCATGGAGAAAGCAAAGACTGTTGGGGGAACGATCCTGCTTAAAGGCCATTATGACATCATAAGCGACGGAAAAACCTGGAGGTACAACAAGACAGGCAACAGGGGCATGACGACCGGTGGAACGGGGGACGTTTTGGCGGGCATCGTTGGCGCCCTTCTTGCTCTCGGAAATTCACCACTGAGGGCCGCTTCGGTTGGGGCGTTCCTCAACGGGCTTGCGGGTGATATGGTGAAGGAAGAGACGGGGGAGAACTTTACCGCTCTGGAAGTGGTCAAAAAAGTTCCAAAGGCCGTGAGGTGGGTGGAGGAGTTCTGA
- a CDS encoding DUF2110 family protein, with amino-acid sequence MQELIIPEKVYGDRSGFSKLDRKLKALLGDLDVGWKLSAVSKNWVKVALEGEDEEISANLVREEFGEIPVSLRSVEEGKVYRGKLIDLGKVGYGAYVDIGILRPRPKDALLPLYYLKKTFEEKPVRELIRELGWIDYHPLEVEVTEVEFGAREVEVKLSDAQLKRIRGWLEDGHDKLFITGTVSENVERALIETGHGRDVKRIEELGLMETLLVLKKGTQAPGIIKEIGPRLKGTLMGAIKF; translated from the coding sequence ATGCAAGAGCTTATTATTCCTGAGAAGGTTTATGGAGATAGGAGCGGTTTTTCCAAGCTCGATAGAAAGCTCAAGGCCCTCCTTGGTGATCTTGACGTCGGTTGGAAGCTCTCAGCAGTAAGCAAGAACTGGGTTAAGGTAGCACTTGAAGGTGAGGACGAGGAGATAAGTGCGAACCTCGTCAGGGAGGAGTTCGGCGAAATTCCAGTGAGCCTCCGCTCGGTTGAAGAAGGAAAAGTTTACAGGGGAAAACTAATAGACCTCGGAAAGGTCGGCTACGGTGCCTACGTTGATATAGGCATCCTGAGGCCGAGGCCTAAAGATGCCCTCCTGCCACTCTACTACTTAAAGAAGACGTTCGAGGAAAAACCCGTGAGGGAGCTCATAAGGGAGCTCGGGTGGATAGACTACCACCCGCTGGAGGTTGAGGTCACCGAAGTTGAGTTCGGGGCTCGGGAAGTTGAGGTGAAACTGAGCGATGCCCAGCTGAAGCGCATTAGGGGCTGGCTGGAGGACGGTCACGACAAGCTGTTCATAACCGGAACGGTCAGTGAGAACGTTGAAAGGGCCCTCATAGAGACGGGACACGGGCGGGACGTGAAGAGGATAGAAGAGCTCGGCCTCATGGAGACGCTGCTCGTACTCAAGAAGGGAACTCAAGCCCCGGGCATAATCAAGGAGATAGGGCCCAGACTGAAGGGCACCCTGATGGGAGCCATTAAGTTCTGA
- a CDS encoding ABC transporter ATP-binding protein, with protein MKAIRARNLRYSYNGAEVLRGLDLEIGEGDFVVILGPNGAGKSTLLKCLSGILKCSGVEVFEKPIGEYQRDELAKLISYVPQRTEPGFMTVFDTVLLGRRPYMGLRPSKRDVEAVRSALKKLGIEHLALKITNRLSGGELQKVGVARALAQEPKILMMDEPTNNLDIKSQLEVMRIAREFSSEGNTSILVMHDVNLALRFAERFVFMKNGEIVADGGTEVLTPGLFKRVYGVEVEIAEVRGVPVVVPL; from the coding sequence ATGAAGGCCATTAGGGCGAGGAACCTTCGCTACTCATACAACGGTGCCGAGGTTCTGAGGGGGCTTGACCTGGAGATAGGTGAGGGTGACTTCGTCGTGATCCTCGGGCCGAACGGCGCTGGAAAGAGCACCCTGCTGAAGTGCCTCTCAGGAATTCTCAAGTGCAGTGGAGTTGAGGTCTTTGAAAAGCCCATTGGAGAATACCAACGCGATGAACTTGCGAAGCTGATATCCTATGTACCCCAGAGGACGGAGCCCGGGTTTATGACGGTGTTTGATACGGTTCTCCTCGGCAGGAGGCCCTACATGGGATTGAGGCCTTCAAAACGGGACGTGGAAGCTGTGAGAAGCGCGCTGAAGAAGCTCGGGATAGAACACCTTGCCCTCAAGATCACGAACAGGCTGAGCGGCGGCGAGCTTCAGAAGGTTGGTGTGGCGAGGGCTCTGGCCCAGGAGCCGAAAATCCTCATGATGGACGAGCCGACCAACAACCTGGATATAAAAAGCCAGCTTGAGGTTATGAGGATAGCGAGGGAGTTCTCTTCGGAGGGGAACACTTCCATTCTGGTGATGCACGACGTTAACCTTGCACTCCGCTTTGCCGAAAGGTTCGTGTTCATGAAGAATGGGGAAATCGTTGCCGACGGAGGTACCGAGGTTCTCACTCCTGGCCTGTTCAAAAGAGTCTACGGGGTTGAGGTTGAGATCGCTGAGGTAAGGGGAGTTCCCGTTGTGGTGCCCCTCTAA
- the tfe gene encoding transcription factor E: protein MSKELIDLAMEIGGEEAVEVVKILQKKKDITDEELAEITEIRINTIRKVLYTLYDLGLADFKRIRDKETGWYYYYWNLDLRRLPEIIRERKMEELKKLREMLEEESGEIYYWCGTPGHPRLTFDEAMEYEFQCPLCGNILMQHDNSAIVEDLKKRIEELEIELGLREKPKAKKSSKSKSRKSKKTSKSKAAEAVA, encoded by the coding sequence ATGAGCAAGGAGCTCATCGATCTCGCAATGGAAATTGGCGGTGAAGAGGCAGTCGAAGTAGTTAAGATTCTCCAGAAAAAGAAGGACATAACGGACGAAGAGCTCGCCGAGATAACAGAGATACGAATAAACACCATCAGAAAAGTCCTCTACACACTCTACGACCTTGGACTGGCTGACTTCAAAAGGATACGCGACAAGGAGACCGGATGGTACTATTACTACTGGAACCTCGACCTCAGGAGGCTCCCAGAGATCATCAGGGAAAGAAAAATGGAGGAGCTCAAAAAGCTCAGGGAGATGCTGGAAGAGGAATCAGGGGAGATATACTACTGGTGCGGCACACCGGGACACCCGAGGCTGACCTTTGATGAGGCCATGGAGTACGAGTTCCAGTGTCCTCTCTGCGGCAACATACTCATGCAGCATGACAACAGTGCCATAGTGGAGGATCTCAAAAAGAGGATAGAAGAGCTCGAAATAGAGCTTGGACTGAGGGAGAAGCCCAAAGCCAAGAAGAGCTCGAAGTCCAAATCCAGGAAGTCAAAGAAGACTTCCAAGTCAAAGGCCGCCGAAGCGGTCGCATGA
- a CDS encoding cation:proton antiporter, with the protein MAFFYATVLVGIAGLISVLRLILGPTVPDRVVGVDTLNTLVVAGMVLLGAAYDRTIYIDIAIVYALLSYIGTLVIAKYLQGGLA; encoded by the coding sequence ATGGCCTTCTTCTACGCAACGGTTCTCGTTGGGATAGCGGGTCTTATCTCTGTGCTGAGGCTGATACTCGGCCCAACCGTTCCCGACAGGGTAGTTGGAGTTGATACACTCAACACCCTCGTTGTTGCCGGCATGGTTCTCCTTGGAGCGGCCTACGACAGGACGATATACATTGACATCGCGATAGTCTACGCCCTTCTGAGCTACATAGGAACTCTGGTGATAGCGAAGTACCTCCAGGGGGGACTGGCATGA
- the mnhG gene encoding monovalent cation/H(+) antiporter subunit G: MNYVEALIYVFLGISVTFNLLGSFALIRFPDVYTRLHGATKCTTFGTIFAVFAVITHALYQLHKTGDSKYLQMALHSVVALIALLLTNPTGAHAIAKAAHLSGVKPARAVVDAYEEKLGGGSE; this comes from the coding sequence ATGAACTACGTTGAGGCGCTCATCTACGTCTTCCTTGGAATAAGCGTTACGTTCAACCTCCTGGGGAGCTTCGCCCTCATCCGCTTCCCCGACGTTTATACAAGGCTCCACGGTGCAACTAAATGCACTACTTTTGGGACGATATTCGCGGTCTTCGCCGTCATAACCCACGCCCTCTACCAGCTTCACAAGACCGGCGACTCAAAGTACCTCCAAATGGCGCTTCACAGCGTTGTGGCTTTGATAGCCCTCCTCCTCACGAACCCAACGGGGGCGCACGCGATAGCCAAGGCTGCACATCTAAGCGGGGTCAAGCCTGCTAGGGCCGTTGTTGATGCCTACGAGGAAAAGCTCGGAGGTGGTTCCGAATGA
- a CDS encoding [protein ADP-ribosylglutamate] hydrolase — translation MGLEVVRGDITRFPAEAIVNAANKYLEHGGGVAYAIAKAAAGNPREYIRISKKAMREQVGKDFIEHGEVVVTPGMRLEEYGIRYVIHTVGPYCGGVWDDEKKEKLRKAILGALRKAEELGVKSIAFPAVSAGIYGCPLEEVVKTFREVVEEFEREAKGLEKVYLVLYSEGDYKRALRVVRM, via the coding sequence ATGGGACTTGAAGTCGTCAGGGGTGATATAACCCGCTTTCCAGCTGAAGCGATAGTCAACGCCGCCAACAAGTATCTTGAGCACGGTGGAGGGGTAGCCTACGCCATAGCAAAGGCCGCCGCCGGAAATCCGAGGGAGTACATCAGGATAAGCAAGAAAGCGATGCGCGAGCAGGTGGGAAAGGATTTCATCGAGCATGGTGAGGTCGTTGTAACTCCCGGGATGAGGCTCGAGGAGTACGGCATCCGCTACGTCATCCACACGGTCGGGCCATACTGCGGCGGGGTCTGGGACGATGAGAAGAAGGAGAAGCTGAGGAAGGCCATACTGGGGGCTCTCAGAAAAGCGGAGGAGCTCGGCGTTAAGAGCATAGCCTTTCCGGCGGTAAGTGCCGGCATCTATGGCTGTCCGCTCGAGGAGGTAGTAAAGACATTCAGGGAGGTCGTCGAGGAGTTTGAAAGGGAAGCGAAGGGCCTTGAGAAGGTCTACCTCGTGCTGTACTCGGAGGGGGACTATAAGAGGGCTTTGAGGGTTGTCCGAATGTGA
- a CDS encoding winged helix-turn-helix domain-containing protein, with protein MAKVKVITDPEVIKLMLEDTRRRILALLRDREMTISQLSEILGKTPQTIYHHIEKLKEAGLVEVKRTEMKGNLVEKYYGRTADAFYINLYLGDEELRYFARSRLKTKLEIFKALGYEFNDEELLNVMDELLKKEHEYKTDISKEIEENEEKLKDFSNEDIIHAIEWLSMARMGRDEEVMALLRKLGEILKR; from the coding sequence ATGGCGAAGGTGAAAGTGATTACCGACCCGGAAGTTATTAAACTCATGCTGGAGGACACCAGAAGGAGGATACTGGCCCTCCTGAGGGACAGGGAGATGACAATCTCCCAGCTCAGCGAGATACTGGGGAAGACCCCCCAGACGATCTACCACCACATCGAGAAGCTCAAGGAGGCTGGATTAGTTGAGGTCAAGAGGACGGAGATGAAGGGCAACCTCGTCGAGAAGTACTACGGGAGAACGGCGGATGCCTTCTACATTAACCTCTACCTAGGCGACGAGGAGCTGCGCTACTTCGCCCGCTCCAGGCTCAAGACGAAGCTGGAGATATTCAAGGCCCTGGGTTATGAGTTCAACGACGAAGAGCTGCTCAACGTGATGGACGAGCTGCTCAAGAAGGAGCACGAGTACAAGACGGATATCTCCAAGGAGATAGAGGAGAACGAAGAAAAATTAAAGGATTTCTCCAATGAAGATATAATCCACGCAATAGAGTGGCTCTCCATGGCCCGCATGGGCAGGGATGAGGAAGTTATGGCCCTCCTCAGGAAGTTGGGGGAGATACTGAAGAGGTAG
- a CDS encoding Mrp/NBP35 family ATP-binding protein: MTIKAPTLNVPGLGADPLAERIKEKQSKWKYKIAVLSGKGGVGKSTVAVNLAAALAKKGYFVGVLDADIHGPNVAKMLGVEKADVLAERMEDGRFEMIPPMNDFMGQTTPIKVMSMGFLVPEDQPIIWRGALVTKAIKQLLGDVKWGELDFMIIDFPPGTGDEILTVTQTLQLDAAVIVTTPQEVALLDTGKAVNMMKKMKVPYVAVIENMSYLICPHCGNEIDLFGKGGGRKLAEKEGVDFLGEIPIDLKAREASDAGIPIVLYEDTVSAKAFMDIVDRLVKKLEGDSQ; this comes from the coding sequence ATGACGATCAAAGCTCCCACACTCAACGTTCCCGGTCTCGGTGCGGACCCACTCGCCGAGAGAATAAAGGAGAAGCAGAGCAAATGGAAGTACAAGATAGCCGTCCTGAGCGGTAAGGGCGGCGTTGGGAAGAGCACAGTCGCGGTGAACCTCGCGGCGGCCCTCGCGAAGAAGGGCTATTTCGTGGGTGTCCTCGACGCGGACATACACGGCCCCAACGTGGCCAAAATGCTGGGCGTTGAGAAGGCCGACGTTCTGGCGGAGAGAATGGAAGATGGAAGGTTTGAGATGATCCCGCCAATGAACGACTTCATGGGGCAGACCACCCCAATTAAGGTCATGAGCATGGGGTTCCTCGTTCCCGAGGATCAGCCGATCATCTGGCGCGGTGCGCTCGTTACCAAGGCCATAAAGCAGCTCCTAGGCGACGTCAAGTGGGGGGAGCTCGACTTCATGATAATCGACTTCCCGCCTGGAACTGGCGACGAGATACTCACCGTAACCCAGACCCTCCAGCTCGACGCGGCTGTGATAGTCACTACCCCCCAGGAGGTTGCCCTCCTAGACACAGGCAAGGCCGTCAACATGATGAAGAAGATGAAAGTCCCGTACGTTGCGGTGATCGAGAACATGAGCTACCTCATCTGCCCGCACTGCGGCAACGAGATAGACCTCTTTGGAAAGGGCGGCGGAAGAAAGCTCGCCGAGAAGGAGGGCGTGGACTTCCTCGGAGAGATCCCCATCGACCTCAAGGCGAGGGAGGCGAGCGACGCTGGAATCCCGATAGTCCTCTACGAGGACACTGTCTCTGCGAAGGCTTTCATGGATATAGTCGACAGGCTCGTGAAGAAGCTCGAAGGGGACTCTCAGTGA
- a CDS encoding monovalent cation/H+ antiporter subunit E, protein MPFIVAFLFAYIAWLALTAGSKGLLWSTEELVAGLIFAATIGYATRDIVGEDSTRFLNPVKWLLGIVYAPVLFWGMVKANFDVAYRVITGRIRPGIVRVPVDLENDAQYTIMSNSITLTPGTLTIDACPDEKALYVHWINIPEGLESPGSSEPVAGPFEKWARRLGR, encoded by the coding sequence TTGCCGTTCATAGTGGCGTTCCTCTTTGCGTACATCGCTTGGCTGGCCTTAACAGCGGGGAGCAAAGGACTACTGTGGAGCACAGAGGAACTCGTTGCTGGACTTATATTCGCGGCAACAATAGGTTACGCAACCAGAGACATCGTGGGCGAGGACTCCACGCGCTTCCTGAACCCTGTGAAATGGTTGCTTGGGATTGTCTACGCCCCAGTTCTATTCTGGGGAATGGTGAAGGCAAACTTCGACGTCGCTTACCGTGTCATAACCGGAAGGATAAGGCCGGGAATAGTCCGTGTCCCAGTTGACCTCGAGAATGACGCCCAGTACACCATAATGAGCAACTCGATAACCCTCACCCCAGGAACCCTTACGATAGACGCCTGCCCGGATGAAAAGGCCCTCTACGTTCACTGGATCAACATCCCGGAGGGACTTGAGAGTCCCGGAAGCTCGGAGCCGGTTGCAGGACCGTTTGAAAAATGGGCGAGGAGGCTGGGAAGATGA
- a CDS encoding alpha-amylase has protein sequence MGIRKTAAVLIVVLVALGISAVPAGAAKYSSLEDGGVIMQAFYWDVPGGGIWWDTIRSKIPEWYDAGISAIWIPPASKGMSGNSSMGYDPYDFFDLGEYYQKGTVETRFGSKQELVDMINTAHSYGIKVIADIVINHRAGGDLEWNPFVGDYTWTDFSKVASGKYTANYEDFHPNEVKCCDEGTFGGFPDIAHEKSWDQYWLWASDESYAAYLRSIGVDAWRFDYVKGYGAWVVKDWLSWWGGWAVGEYWDTNVDALLSWAYDSNAKVFDFPLYYKMDEAFDNNNIPALVSALQNGGTVVSRDPFKAVTFVANHDTDIIWNKYPAYAFILTYEGQPVIFYRDYEEWLNKDRLNNLIWIHEHLAGGSTKILYYDSDELIFEREGYGDKPGLITYINLGSDWTERWVNVGSKFAGYTIHEYTGNLGGWVDRYVQYDGWVKLTAPPYDPANGYYGYSIWSYAGVG, from the coding sequence ATGGGAATTAGGAAAACTGCCGCGGTGCTGATTGTGGTTCTGGTCGCGCTGGGGATCTCTGCGGTTCCTGCCGGCGCAGCCAAATACTCTAGCCTTGAAGACGGTGGCGTCATAATGCAGGCGTTCTACTGGGACGTCCCAGGTGGCGGAATATGGTGGGACACCATCAGGAGCAAGATACCCGAATGGTACGACGCAGGGATATCGGCGATATGGATTCCCCCGGCCAGCAAGGGCATGAGCGGGAATTCATCAATGGGCTACGATCCTTACGATTTCTTCGATCTTGGCGAATACTACCAGAAGGGAACCGTCGAGACGCGCTTCGGCTCAAAACAGGAGCTTGTTGACATGATAAACACCGCCCACTCCTACGGCATAAAGGTCATAGCCGACATCGTCATAAACCACCGCGCCGGCGGAGACCTCGAGTGGAACCCCTTCGTCGGGGACTACACCTGGACGGACTTCTCCAAAGTGGCTTCAGGAAAGTACACTGCTAACTACGAGGACTTCCACCCCAACGAGGTCAAGTGCTGCGACGAGGGCACCTTCGGAGGCTTCCCCGACATAGCCCACGAGAAGAGCTGGGACCAGTACTGGCTCTGGGCGAGCGACGAGAGCTACGCTGCCTACCTCAGAAGCATCGGCGTTGACGCCTGGCGCTTCGACTATGTCAAGGGCTACGGAGCCTGGGTCGTCAAGGACTGGCTGAGCTGGTGGGGCGGCTGGGCCGTAGGTGAGTACTGGGACACGAACGTCGATGCCCTCCTCAGCTGGGCCTACGACAGCAATGCCAAAGTCTTCGACTTCCCGCTCTACTACAAGATGGACGAGGCCTTCGACAACAATAACATCCCCGCGCTAGTCTCTGCACTCCAGAACGGGGGAACCGTCGTCTCCCGCGACCCATTTAAGGCGGTTACCTTCGTCGCCAATCACGACACGGACATAATCTGGAACAAGTATCCGGCCTACGCATTCATCCTCACCTACGAAGGCCAGCCGGTTATATTCTACCGCGATTATGAAGAATGGCTCAACAAGGACAGGCTCAACAACTTAATCTGGATACATGAACACCTCGCTGGGGGCAGTACCAAGATACTCTATTACGACAGCGACGAGCTGATATTCGAAAGAGAGGGCTACGGCGACAAACCGGGCCTCATAACATATATCAATCTTGGAAGCGACTGGACTGAGCGCTGGGTCAACGTCGGGAGCAAGTTCGCCGGCTACACGATCCACGAGTACACCGGCAATCTAGGAGGCTGGGTCGACCGCTACGTCCAGTACGACGGCTGGGTCAAGCTGACCGCCCCACCCTACGATCCGGCCAACGGATATTACGGCTACTCCATCTGGAGCTACGCGGGGGTTGGGTGA
- a CDS encoding DUF211 domain-containing protein, producing MGKGIRLLVLDVLKPHQPIVTELALGLSELEGVEGVNITLVEIDKETENVKITVVGDNLDYDEIVQTIEEFGGVVHSIDMVAAGKRIVEEEETPQDKLEEY from the coding sequence ATGGGTAAGGGTATAAGACTGCTCGTATTGGACGTTCTCAAGCCCCACCAGCCGATAGTTACGGAGCTCGCCCTGGGACTCAGCGAACTCGAGGGGGTGGAAGGGGTCAACATAACCCTCGTTGAGATCGATAAGGAGACGGAGAACGTCAAGATAACCGTCGTCGGCGACAACCTCGACTACGATGAGATAGTTCAGACCATAGAGGAGTTCGGCGGCGTCGTCCACAGCATAGACATGGTGGCGGCCGGAAAGAGGATAGTCGAGGAGGAGGAGACCCCGCAGGACAAGCTGGAGGAGTACTGA
- a CDS encoding acetate--CoA ligase family protein: MAENLDFLFYPKSVAVIGASNVPGKVGNAIMRSITLRYDGKVYPVNVKGGEIEVNGKKFPVYRSVKEIPDEVEVAVIAVPARFVPDVIDECGEKGVKAAVVISAGFKEAGRADLEEELVKRAKKWGIRVVGPNCLGVTNLENGFDCNFNPPERQARPPFGKVAFMSQSGAFGAAILDWAARERIGMSKFISLGNMADLDESDFMRYLGDDPKTGVITGYIEGVKDGRKFFNTAKEVTLKKPIIVLKSGRTEAGAKAAASHTGSLAGAYKIYQAAFEQTGVLEAKSMRQLFNYAKALAMQSPAKGNRVAIVTNGGGAGVMMSDGLLERGMKLAELSDETNEKFRKSIEEGKLPEHMSYKNPIDIIGDAPSSRYEVAMRYALEDPNVDLLVVIALFQSPALDEGIVEAMERMKAYGKPIVFVAPGGDYPHKMARNIEMKGVPVYETVEDGVDAVYALVKYGEWLRENGRL; the protein is encoded by the coding sequence ATGGCCGAGAACCTGGACTTCCTGTTTTACCCCAAGAGCGTCGCGGTCATCGGGGCATCGAACGTGCCCGGGAAGGTTGGAAACGCGATAATGCGTTCCATAACCCTCCGCTACGATGGAAAGGTCTACCCCGTCAACGTGAAGGGCGGCGAGATAGAGGTCAACGGAAAGAAGTTCCCGGTTTACAGGAGCGTTAAGGAGATTCCCGACGAGGTTGAGGTCGCCGTCATAGCCGTTCCGGCCAGGTTCGTGCCCGATGTCATAGACGAGTGCGGCGAGAAGGGGGTTAAGGCCGCCGTCGTAATTTCCGCCGGCTTCAAGGAGGCTGGAAGGGCAGATCTTGAAGAGGAGCTCGTTAAGAGGGCCAAGAAGTGGGGAATAAGGGTCGTCGGTCCGAACTGCCTCGGCGTCACCAACCTTGAGAACGGCTTCGACTGCAACTTCAATCCACCTGAGAGGCAGGCCAGGCCGCCCTTCGGAAAGGTCGCCTTCATGAGCCAGAGCGGCGCCTTTGGAGCTGCAATCCTCGACTGGGCCGCCCGCGAGAGGATAGGGATGAGCAAGTTCATAAGCCTCGGAAACATGGCTGATCTGGACGAGAGCGACTTCATGAGATATCTCGGCGACGATCCCAAGACCGGCGTCATAACCGGCTACATCGAGGGTGTTAAGGACGGCAGGAAGTTCTTCAACACTGCTAAGGAGGTAACCCTGAAGAAGCCCATCATAGTTCTCAAGAGCGGGAGGACTGAGGCAGGAGCTAAGGCCGCCGCTTCTCACACCGGTTCACTCGCCGGAGCTTACAAGATATACCAGGCGGCCTTCGAGCAGACCGGCGTTTTAGAGGCCAAAAGCATGAGACAGCTGTTCAACTACGCGAAAGCATTGGCGATGCAGAGCCCGGCAAAGGGCAACCGCGTGGCCATAGTTACGAACGGCGGTGGTGCCGGTGTTATGATGAGCGACGGCCTGCTCGAAAGGGGCATGAAGCTCGCAGAACTCAGCGATGAGACCAACGAGAAGTTCAGGAAGTCCATCGAGGAAGGAAAGCTCCCGGAGCACATGAGCTACAAGAACCCGATCGACATCATTGGAGACGCGCCGTCAAGCAGGTACGAGGTGGCAATGCGCTACGCACTGGAGGATCCAAACGTTGACCTGCTCGTCGTCATAGCCCTCTTCCAGAGTCCCGCTTTGGACGAGGGGATCGTTGAGGCCATGGAGAGGATGAAGGCCTACGGCAAGCCTATAGTCTTCGTCGCCCCGGGTGGGGACTACCCGCACAAGATGGCCAGGAACATCGAGATGAAGGGCGTCCCCGTCTATGAGACGGTGGAAGACGGCGTCGATGCAGTCTACGCCCTCGTCAAGTACGGTGAGTGGCTTAGGGAGAACGGGAGGCTCTGA